The following coding sequences are from one Purpureocillium takamizusanense chromosome 14, complete sequence window:
- a CDS encoding Alpha,alpha-trehalase (COG:G~EggNog:ENOG503NTZ8~CAZy:GH37~SECRETED:SignalP(1-20~SECRETED:cutsite=ATA-LY~SECRETED:prob=0.3499)) produces MAPARRLAAVLAATASTATALYVNGSVVAPCDSPIYCHGSILEEVELARPFEDSKHFVDMPARRPLREIQAAFDQLPKPLRNDSILHDFLETYFDDAGGELKAVPKEQLHTDAEFLKRIEDPVTREFVEKVVGIWPDLTRSYAGADSSSCADCPNSFIPINRTFVIPGGRFREPYYWDTYWVLEGLLRTRGAFTEIARNAIDNFLDLVERFGFVPNGARIYYLNRSQPPMLSQMVRAYLAHTNDTSILDRALPLLVREHEFWTRNRSVEVTVADHTYTLSRYAVDNTQPRPESFREDYVQATNESYWSPTSGIIYPPRAGEALNDSQRALLYSDLAAAAETGWDFSSRWLARPDDSARDVYFPLRSLNTRNVVPVCLNSILYGNERAIGDFFAMRGNDSARQAWHEAAERRSEAMHALMWNETHFSYFDYNMTSSSQQVYVRWSADDDVDDDMGDTNDVDNNVNGRCKHKQNHYNHHAPPLPPPPPPGHKVFFHVAQFFPFWTGAAPRHLRDNPHAVRTAFSRVARYLDRLPGGVPATNLRSGQQWDEPNVWPPLMHVLIQGLLNTPATFGVDDPAHRDVQDLALRLAQRYLDSTFCTWWATGGSTAQTPRLGGLPDRAVGAMFEKYSARALVGAGAGGEYEVVEGFGWTNGLLILVADIFATDLKRPDCGDIQPAITRRDDDHQAHHHRERSAVELHPADAGRTKRFGRRAAAADAAADGAKQSS; encoded by the exons ATGGCTCCCGCGAGGCGCCTCGCGGCCGTgctggcggccacggcgtcgacggcgacggcgctaTACGTCAATGGCTCCGTCGTTGCGCCCTGCGACTCGCCCATCTACTGTCACGGCAGCATTCTGGAGGAGGTTGAGTTGGCGCGCCCGTTTGAAGACTCGAAGCACTTTGTCGACAT gccggcgcggcgccctctcCGCGAGATCCAGGCCGCCTTCGACCAGCTGCCCAAGCCGCTGCGAAACGACAGCATACTCCACGACTTCCTCGAGACGTACTttgacgacgcgggcggcgagctcaaggcggTGCCCAAGGAGCAGCTGCACACGGACGCGGAGTTCCTGAAGCGCATCGAGGACCCCGTCACGCGTGAGTTTGTGGAAAAGGTGGTGGGCATCTGGCCGGACCTGACGCGCTCGTACGCGGGCgccgactcgtcgtcgtgcgccgACTGCCCCAACAGCTTCATCCCCATCAACCGCACCTTTGTGATCCCCGGCGGGCGGTTCCGCGAGCCTTACTACTGGGACACGTACTGggtgctcgagggcctgctgcgGACGCGCGGCGCCTTTACGGAGATCGCGCGCAACGCCATCGACAACTTCCTCGACCTGGTGGAGCGCTTCGGCTTCGTGCCCAACGGTGCGCGCATCTACTACCTCAACCGCTCGCAGCCGCCCATGCTGTCGCAGATGGTGCGCGCGTACCTGGCGCACACCAACGACACATCCATCCTCGACCGCGCCCTGCCTCTGCTGGTCCGCGAGCACGAGTTTTGGACGCGCAACCGCTCCGTCGAGGTGACGGTGGCAGACCACACGTACACGCTCAGCCGctacgccgtcgacaacaCGCAGCCGCGCCCCGAGTCGTTCCGCGAGGACTACGTCCAGGCCACCAACGAGTCGTACTGGTCCCCGACCTCGGGCATCATCTacccgccgcgggccggcgaggccctcaacGACTCGCAGCGCGCCCTCCTCTACTcggacctcgccgccgccgccgagacgggctGGGACTTTAGCAGCCGctggctcgcccgccccgacgacTCGGCCCGCGACGTCTACTTCCCGCTGCGCTCGCTCAACACGCGCAACGTCGTGCCCGTCTGCCTCAACTCCATCCTCTACGGCAACGAGCGCGCCATCGGCGACTTCTTCGCCATGCGCGGCAACGACTCGGCCCGCCAGGCGTggcacgaggccgccgagcgccgcaGCGAGGCCATGCACGCCCTCATGTGGAACGAGACGCACTTTAGCTACTTTGACTACAAcatgacgtcgtcgtcgcagcaaGTGTACGTGCGGTGGtccgctgacgacgacgtcgacgacgacatgggcgaCACCAACGACGTGGACAATAACGTCAACGGCCGCTGCAAGCACAAGCAGAACCACTACAACCaccatgcgccgccgctgccaccgccgccgccgcccggccacAAAGTCTTCTTCCACGTCGCTCAGTTCTTCCCCTTCTGGacaggcgccgccccgcgccaCCTGCGCGACAACCCGCACGCCGTCCGCACCGCCTtctcccgcgtcgcccgctacctcgaccgcctccccGGCGGCGTGCCCGCGACCAACCTGCGCTCCGGCCAGCAGTGGGACGAGCCCAACGTCTGGCCACCCCTGATGCACGTCCTCATACAGGGGCTGCTCAACACGCCCGCCACctttggcgtcgacgacccggcccACCGCGACGTGCAGGacctcgccctgcgcctcgcccagcggTACCTCGACTCAACGTTTTGCACCTGGTGGGCCACgggcggctcgacggcccAGACCCCGCGGCTTGGGGGGCTGCCcgaccgcgccgtcggcgccatgTTCGAAAAGTACAGCGCCAGGGCGctcgtcggggcgggcgcgggcggcgagtacgaggtcgtcgaggggtTCGGCTGGACGAACGGcctgctcatcctcgtcgccgacatctTCGCCACGGACCTCAAGAGGCCGGACTGCGGCGACATACAGCCCGCCATTACgcgccgtgacgacgaccaccaagcccaccaccaccgtgAGAGgagcgccgtcgagctgcaccccgccgacgcgggcagGACCAAGAGATTcggtcgccgcgccgccgccgccgatgccgccgccgatggtgcAAAGCAAAGTTCATAA